The genome window gttttgggtcacttagaaatgttcttgtttttgaaagaaaagctaattttttgtccattaaaataacatcaaattgatcggaaatacagtgtagacattgttaatgttgtaaattaatattgtagctgaaaacggcAGATAAAAAAACccaaaatggaatatctacataggcgcattatcagcaaacatcactcctgtgttccaatggcatgttgtgttagctaatctaagtttataattttaaaaggctaatcgatcattagaaaacccttatgCAATTATGGCTTAAAAACatcagtctcaatgtcaacagtgaagaggcgactccgggatgctggccttctaggcagagttcctctgtccagtgtctgtgttcttttgcccatcttaatcttttctttttattggcccgTCTGacatatgtctttttctttgcaactctgcctagaaggccagcactgttcaaatcaaatcaagtttattttatatagcccttcgtacatcagctaatatctcgaagtgctgtacagaaacccagcctaaaaccccaaacagcaagcaatgcaggtgtagaagcacggtggctaggaaaaactccctagaaaggccaaaacctaggaagaaacctagagaggaaccaggctatgaggggtggccagtcctcttctggctgtgccgggtggagattataacagaacatggccaagatgttcaaaatgttcataagtgacaagcatggtcaaataataatcaggaataaatgtcagttggcttttcatagccgatcattaagagttgaaaacagcaggtctgggacaggtaggggttccataaccgcaggcagaacagttgaaactggaatagcagcaaggccaggtggactggggacagcaaggagtcatcatgcccggtagtcctgacgtatggtcctagggctcaggtcctccgagagagagaaagaaagagagaaggagagaattagagagagccaagattttcaaaatgttcataaatgacaagcatggtcaaataataatcaggaataaatgtcagttggcttttcatagccgatcattaagagttgaaagcagcaggtctgggacaggtaggggttccataaccgcaggcagaacagttgaaactggaacagcagcaaggccaggtggactggggacagcaaggagtcatcatgcccggtagtcctgacgtatggtcctagggctcaggttctccgagagagagaaagaaagagagaaggagagaattagagagagcatacttaaattcacacaggacactggataagacaggagaagtactccagatataaccaactgaccctagccccccgacacataaactactgcagcataaatactggaggctgagacaggaggggtcaggagacactgtggccccatccgatgatacccccggacagggccaaacaggaaggatataaccccacccactttgccaaagcacagcccccgcaccactagagggatatcttcaaccaccaacttacaatcctgagacaaggccgagtatagcccacaaagatctccaccacagcacaaaccaagggggggcgccaacccagacaggaagatcacgtcagtaactcaacccactcaagtgacgcacccctcctagggacggcatgaaagagcaccagtaagccagtgactcagcccctgtaatagggttagaggcagagaatcccagtggagagaggggaaccggccaggcagagacagcaagggcggttcgttgctccagagcctttccgttcaccttcacactcctgggccagactacactcaatcatatgacctactgaagagataagtcttcagtaaagacttaaaggttgagaccgagtctgcgtctctcacatgggtaggcagaccgttccataaaaatggagatctataggagaaagccatgcctccagctgtttgcttagaaaatctagggacaattaggaggcctgcgtcttgtgacagtagcgtacgtgtaggtatgtacggcaggaccaactcggaaagataggtaggagcaagcccatgtaacgctttataggttaacagtaaaaccttgaaatcagcccttgccttaacaggaagccagtgtagggaagctagcactggagtaatatgatcaaatttcttggttctagtcaggattctagcagccgtatttagcactaactgaagtttatttagtgctttatccgggtagccggaaagtagagcattgcagtagtctaacctagaagtaacaaatgcatggattaatttttctgcatcatttttggacagaaaatttctgatttttgcaatgttacgtagatggaaaaaagctgtccttgaaacagtcttgatatgttcgtcaaaagagagatcagggacaagagtaacgccgaggtccttcacagttttatttgagacgactttacaaccatcaagattaattgtcagatttaacagaagatctctttgtttcttgggacctagaacaagcatctctgttttgtccgagtttaaaagtagaacgttttcagccatccacttccttatgtctgaaacacaggcttctagcgagggcaattttggggcttcaccatgtttcattgaaatgtacagctgtgtgtcatccgcatagcagtgaaagttaacattatgttttcgaataacatccccaagaggtaaaatatatagtgaaaacaatagtggtcctaaaacggaaccttgaggaacaccgaaatgtacagttgatttgtcagaggacaaaccattcacagagacaaactgatatctttccgacagataagatctaaaccaggccagaacttgtccatgtaggccaatttgggtttccagtctctccaaaagaatgtggtgatcgatggtgtcaaaggcagcactaaggtctagtagcacgaggacagatgcagagcctcggtctgacgccattaaaaggtcatttaccaccttcacaagtgcagtctcagtgctatgatggggtctaaaaccagactgaagcatttcgtatacattgtttgtcttcaggaaggcagtgagttgctgcgcaacagctttttctaaaatttttgagaggaatggaagattcgatataggccgatagttttttatattttccgggtcaaggtttggctttttcaagagaggctttattactgccacttttagtgagtttggtacacatccggtggatagagagccgtttattatgttcaacataggagggccaaggacatgaagcagctctttcagtagtttagttggaataggatccagtatgcagcttgaaggtttagaggccatgattattttcatcattgtgtcaagagatatagtactaaaacacttaagtgtctctcccgatcccaggccctggcagagctgtgcagatccaggacagctaagccctggaggaatacgcagatttaaagagtccgtaatttgctttctaatgatcatgatcttttcctcaaagaagttcatgaatttattactgctgaagtgaaagccatcctctcttggggaatgctgctttttagttagctttgcaacagtatcaaaaagacattttggattgttcttattttcctcaattaagttggaaaagtaggatgatcgagcagcagtgagggctcttcgatactgcacggtactgtctttccaagctagtcggaagacttccagtttggtgtggcgccatttccgttccaattttctggaagcttgcttcagagctcgggtattttctgtataccagggagctagtttcttatgacaaatgtttttcgtttttaggggtgcaactgcatctagggtattgcgcaaggttaaattgagttcctcagttaggtggttaactgatttttgtcctctgacgtccttgggtaggcagaaggagtctggaagggcatcaaggaatttttgtgttgtctgagaatttatagcacgacttttgatgctccttggttggggtctgagcagattatttgttgcgatttcaaacgtaataaaatggtggtccgatagtccaggattatgaggaaaaacattaagatctacaacatttattccatgggacaaaactaggtccagagtatgactgtggcagtgagtaggtccagagacatgttggacaaaacccactgagtcgatgatggctccgaaagcgttttggagtgggtctgtggacttctccacatgaatattaaaatcaccaaaaattagaatatgatctgctatgactacaaggtccgataggaattcagggaactcagagaggaatgctgtatatggcccaggaggcctgtaaacagtagctataaaaagtgattgagtaggctgcatagatttcatgactagaagctcaaaagacgaaaacgtcattttttttttgtaaattgaaatttgctatcgtaaatgttagcaacacctccgcctttgcgggatgcacgggggatatggtcagtagtgtaaccaggaggagaggcctcatttaacacagtaaattcatcaggcttaagccatgtttcagtcaggccaatcacatcaagattgtgatcagtgattagttcattgactataactgcctttgaagtgagggatctaacattaagtaaccctattttgagatgtgaggtatcatgatctctttcaataatggcaggaatggaggaggtctttatcctaatgagattgctaaggcgaacaccgccatgtttagttttgcccaacctaggtcgaggcacagacacagtctcaatggggatggctgagctgactacactgactatgctagtggcagactccactaagctggcaggttggctaacagcctgctgcctggcctgcaccctatttcattgtggagctagaggagttagagccctgtctatgttggtagataagatgagagcacccctccagctaggatggagtccgtcactcctcagcaggtcaggcttggtcctgtttgtgggtgagtccccgaaagagggccaattatctacaaattctatcttttgggaggggcagaaaacagttttcaaccagcgattgagttgtgagactctgctgtagagctcgtcactccccctaactgggagggggccagagacaattactcgatgccgacacatctttctagctgatttacacgctgaagctatgttgcgcttggtgacctctgactgtttcatcctaacatcgttggtgccgacgtggataacaatatctctatactctctacactcgccagttttagctttagccagcaccatcttcagattagccttaacgtcggtagccctgccccctggtaaacagtgtatgatcgctgggtgattcgttttaagtctaatactgcaggtaatggagtcgccaatgactagggttttcaatttgtcagagctaatggtgggagccttcggcgtctcagaccccgtaacgggaggagtagagacaagagaagactcggcctcagactccgactcgctacttaatggggaaaaccggttgaaagtttctgtcggctgaatgagcgacaccagttgagcattcctacagaatttccctccagaagccatgagaaagttgtccggctgcggggactgtgcggggggatttatactaacgttactatctgtacttactggtggcacagacgctgtttcatcctttcctacactgaaattacccttgcctaacgattgcgtctgaagctgggcttgcagcacagctatcctcgccataaggcgatcgttctcctgtatattatgagtacagcgactgcaattagaagacatcatgttaatgttactacttagcttcggctgttgaaagtgctgacgaaccatgtccagataaagcgtccggagtgaaaaagttgaatgagggaaaaaagttgtgatggaaaaactaaaaatataaacggtaattaaaaacaaaaaaaaaacaaacgtaaagttgtcagctagtaaagtaaggttggcaacaaaacgcacagcaacaaaacgcacagcaacacgtctgcaaattcaactgttgacgttgagactggtgttttgcgggtactatttaatgaagctgccagttgaggacttgcgaggcgtctgtttctcaaactagacactctaatgtacttgtcctcttgctcaattgtgcaccggggcctcccactcctctttctattctggttagagacagtttgcgctgttctgtgaagggagtagtacacagcgttgtacgagatctttagtttcttggcaatttctcgcatggaatagccttcatatctcagaacaagaatagactgacaagtttcagaagaaagatctttgtttctggccattttgagcctgtaatcgaacccacaaatgctgatgctccagatactcaactagtctaaagaagaccagttttaatgcttctttaatgacagttttcagctgtgctaacatacttgcaaaagggttttctaatgatcaattagccttttcaaattataaacttggattagctaacacaacatgcttttgtaacacaggagtgatggttgctgataatgcacctctgtacgcctgtgtagatattccataaacaatcagccgtttccagctacaatagtcatttacaacattaacaatgtctacactgtatttctgatcaatttgatgttattttaatggacagaaatgtgcttttctttaaaaaacatggacatttctaagtgactccaaacttttgaatggtagtgtatataactAAACATATGTAATAATCTGATCCTCTTCTCTCCAGGCTGGTACAACCGTCTGTACATCAACTTCACCCTGCGACGCCACATCTTCTTCTTCCTGCTGCAGACCTACTTCCCTGCCACTCTGATGGTCATGTTGTCCTGGGTGTCTTTCTGGATCGACCGCCGGGCCGTACCGGCCAGGGTTCCTCTGGGTGAGTTAGCCCTTAGTAATTCAGGATCTTGTTCGAAGCTTATTATGATTCTGTCTTCTACTGTATTCATGTTTCATTATTACAAAGCCTCTAATATTCTGCCTTCAGTAGAATATCCTGCTGTGTCCCTAAGTTTTAACCTTTCTGATCAGATGTTGTGTGTTGTACTGTGCTCCAGGTATCACCACGGTGCTCACCATGTCCACCATCATCACTGGAGTCAACGCCTCCATGCCCAGGGTTTCCTACATCAAAGCTGTGGACATTTACCTCTGGGTCAGTTTTGTGTTTGTGTTCTTATCGGTGATAGAGTACGCTGCAGTGAACTACCTGTCTACAGTGCAAGAACGGAAGGAAAGAAAGCTACGAGAAAGGGTAAGTGCCATTATAACATTCCATGGATCCAAATAGTCTGTTTCTCAGTCTGTAAAAGATGCTCTGGGAAGGAGTTTTCGATTTCAAATGTGGGTACTGTAGCTCGGTATCTAATccagtctctgtttctgtctgcagCTGCCCTGCACCTGTGGCATGACCCACCCAGGCATGATGGGTAGCTACAGCGAGGATGATGTCAACAACACTGGGAACTATGGCGGTGAGCCGATGGAGAACGGCGCTGCAATGCAGCAAAGGATGATGGTCCATCTGGACTTTGAGGAGAACGACCAGATCACAGGACACGTGGGCTCCAGCGCTTACAGCAGCATGTGGATCGACACCCACGCCATAGACAAGTACTCCCGGGTCATCTTCCCTGGGTCCTATATTCTGTTCAACATCATCTACTGGTCCTGCTACCTCTAACGCTGCACAGAATGGGATGGAGGTAGACATACCCACAGAACTAGAATGAATTCTATTAATTCTAATGAGTTATATtaattatattatttttttaCGAAAATACCCAGGGTGTATGCACCTGGAAAGGAACCACAACTCTGACGATGTGATGATGCAAAATGCTAAACCATG of Salvelinus namaycush isolate Seneca chromosome 29, SaNama_1.0, whole genome shotgun sequence contains these proteins:
- the LOC120024222 gene encoding gamma-aminobutyric acid receptor subunit rho-1-like, which produces MTKTTMTKSEQLLSINDHDFTMRPGFGGHTVQVGVDVQVESLDTISEVDMDFTMTLYIRHYWKDERLSFHSTTNKSMTFDGRLVKKIWVPDLFFVHSKKSFTHDTTTDNVMLRVYPDGKVLYSLRVTVTSMCSMDLSRFPLDTQTCSLEIESYAYTDDDLMLYWKKGNNSLSTDERISLSQFLIQEFHTTSKKSFYSSTGWYNRLYINFTLRRHIFFFLLQTYFPATLMVMLSWVSFWIDRRAVPARVPLGITTVLTMSTIITGVNASMPRVSYIKAVDIYLWVSFVFVFLSVIEYAAVNYLSTVQERKERKLRERSVSQSLPCTCGMTHPGMMGSYSEDDVNNTGNYGGEPMENGAAMQQRMMVHLDFEENDQITGHVGSSAYSSMWIDTHAIDKYSRVIFPGSYILFNIIYWSCYL